In the Flagellimonas sp. HMM57 genome, one interval contains:
- a CDS encoding type II toxin-antitoxin system RelE/ParE family toxin — MAKRIVWTSKADIVFTKLLEFYCERNGSKTYSRKLNKEIKTAVKLLSKYPLLGIKTNQSNLYMLIKGHFKIFYEPRPNEIVIHLIWDTRQNPSSLEL, encoded by the coding sequence ATGGCTAAACGAATAGTTTGGACATCAAAGGCCGATATTGTTTTTACCAAACTTCTTGAATTCTATTGTGAACGGAACGGCTCAAAGACTTACAGCCGTAAACTTAATAAAGAAATCAAGACAGCGGTCAAACTCTTATCTAAGTATCCGTTATTAGGAATAAAAACGAATCAATCCAACCTGTACATGCTCATCAAAGGCCATTTTAAAATTTTTTATGAACCAAGACCAAACGAAATTGTAATCCATCTTATTTGGGATACTAGACAAAACCCTTCTAGTTTGGAATTATAG
- the mfd gene encoding transcription-repair coupling factor — MTKSSVPQLFEQSSQVGKLQSAIAQSETHDNTGGNTISLRGLTGSALSFAISTVFNNSDLPFLVLLNDKEEAAYYLNDLEQLIGENEVLFYPGSYRHPYQIEDTDNANVLLRAEVLNRINSRKKPAVIVTYPDALFEKVVTRKELDKNTLKIKLDDTLSLDFLNEVLFEYQFKRVDFVTEPGEFSVRGGIVDVFSFSHDEPYRIEFFGDEVESIRTFDLETQLSTEKVKRITIIPNVENKFLQESRESFLKYISPQTIIFSKRLDLVYARIDSFFKKAEDSFKKLSDEIKHSRPEELFLNSALLKTQLQKFCLVEIGASTSLNLQKEQGLVTERSQSDEITFNTKPQPSFNKKFDLLIENLNDNHEAGFTNYIFCSTDQQAKRFHDIFDDVASTMPVLSGAERVSHQKNESISDTERSRSIHYKTIVFPLFQGFVDHDLKLVCYTDHQIFERYHKFHLKNGYAKKQAITLKELNKLEIGDYVTHIDHGIGKFGGLQKIDVEGKKQEAIKLMYGERDILYVSIHSLHKISKFNGKDGAPPKIYKLGSAAWKKLKQKTKSRVKKIAFDLIKIYAKRRLEKGFQYAPDSYLQHELEASFIYEDTPDQEKSTKDVKKDMESERPMDRLICGDVGFGKTEVAIRAAFKAVDNGKQVAVLVPTTILAFQHARTFGERLKEMPVMVDYLNRFRTAKEKRDIHESLSEGKIDIIIGTHQLVNKSVQFKDLGLLIVDEEQKFGVAVKDKLKSIKENVDVLTLTATPIPRTLQFSLMAARDLSVITTPPPNRYPIESRVIRFNEKIIRDAVSYEIQRGGQVFFIHNRIENIKEVAGMIQRLVPDAKIGIGHGQMEGKKLETLMLAFMNGEFDVLVSTTIVESGLDVTNANTIFIHNANNFGLSDLHQMRGRVGRSNKKAFCYFITPPHEVMTPDARKRIEALEQFTELGSGFNIAMKDLEIRGAGDLLGGEQSGFINEIGFETYQKILAEAIEELKENEFKELYEEVEGEKPKVFVKETQLDTDFELLFPDDYINNITERLNLYTQLNTIEDEESLNTFEAELVDRFGELPTQAVDLFNSVRIKWIANGIGLEKVILKKNKFIGYFLSDQQSPFYQTAAFTRVLQYVQSHPQQCQLKEKQTRNGLRLLLVFEGITSVEKALKVLKPLRNDETLV; from the coding sequence TTGACCAAATCGTCCGTTCCGCAATTATTTGAACAGTCTTCCCAAGTAGGAAAATTGCAATCTGCCATTGCCCAATCCGAAACTCACGATAACACAGGAGGCAATACAATTTCTTTAAGAGGTCTTACCGGCTCCGCTTTATCTTTTGCAATTTCAACAGTTTTCAACAATAGTGATTTGCCGTTTTTGGTACTCTTGAACGACAAAGAAGAGGCCGCTTATTATCTGAATGACCTAGAGCAATTGATAGGTGAAAACGAAGTGCTCTTTTATCCGGGCAGTTATCGTCATCCTTATCAAATCGAAGATACTGACAATGCAAACGTGTTGTTGAGAGCCGAGGTGTTGAACCGCATAAATTCCAGAAAAAAACCTGCGGTCATCGTAACCTATCCCGATGCGTTATTTGAAAAGGTGGTCACTCGTAAAGAATTGGATAAAAATACTTTGAAAATTAAGTTGGATGATACGCTTTCACTTGACTTTCTGAACGAAGTGCTTTTTGAATACCAGTTTAAAAGAGTGGATTTTGTAACCGAACCGGGGGAATTTTCAGTTCGAGGCGGTATTGTGGATGTCTTTTCGTTTTCACATGATGAACCTTACCGCATAGAATTTTTTGGGGATGAAGTTGAGAGCATCCGAACTTTTGATTTAGAAACACAGCTATCAACCGAAAAGGTGAAGCGCATCACGATTATCCCTAATGTGGAAAACAAGTTTTTACAAGAATCACGGGAAAGTTTTTTAAAATATATCTCGCCACAGACCATCATATTTTCAAAACGATTGGATTTGGTCTATGCCCGAATCGATTCATTTTTTAAGAAAGCCGAAGATAGTTTCAAAAAACTCAGCGACGAGATCAAACATTCAAGGCCAGAGGAATTGTTTCTTAACTCTGCTCTTTTAAAAACACAATTGCAGAAGTTTTGTTTGGTGGAAATTGGGGCTTCGACTTCACTCAACCTGCAGAAAGAACAAGGTTTGGTCACTGAGCGGAGTCAAAGTGACGAAATAACATTCAATACCAAACCCCAACCTTCGTTCAACAAAAAGTTTGATTTACTCATTGAAAACCTCAATGATAATCATGAAGCCGGTTTTACCAATTATATTTTTTGTTCAACCGATCAGCAGGCCAAGCGTTTTCACGATATTTTTGATGATGTGGCTTCGACTATGCCTGTCTTGAGCGGAGCCGAAAGGGTCAGCCACCAAAAAAATGAGAGTATTTCGGATACTGAACGTAGTCGAAGTATCCATTATAAAACCATAGTCTTTCCCCTATTTCAAGGATTTGTTGACCACGATTTAAAATTGGTCTGCTATACCGACCATCAAATTTTTGAGCGCTACCACAAATTTCATCTTAAGAATGGATACGCCAAAAAACAGGCAATTACCCTAAAAGAGCTTAATAAGTTAGAGATTGGCGACTATGTCACCCATATTGACCACGGTATCGGCAAGTTTGGAGGATTACAAAAAATAGACGTTGAGGGCAAAAAGCAAGAAGCCATCAAATTGATGTACGGGGAACGTGATATTCTGTACGTGAGCATCCATTCGCTCCACAAAATTTCAAAGTTCAATGGCAAGGACGGAGCTCCTCCCAAAATCTATAAACTTGGTTCTGCAGCTTGGAAAAAATTGAAACAAAAAACAAAAAGCCGTGTCAAGAAAATTGCTTTTGACCTTATCAAAATCTATGCAAAGAGACGTTTGGAAAAGGGGTTCCAATACGCTCCGGACAGCTACTTACAACATGAACTGGAAGCTTCTTTTATCTATGAGGATACACCTGACCAAGAAAAATCCACAAAAGATGTAAAAAAGGATATGGAAAGTGAGCGTCCAATGGACCGTTTAATCTGTGGTGATGTTGGGTTTGGAAAAACAGAGGTTGCCATTAGGGCCGCTTTTAAAGCTGTTGACAATGGTAAACAAGTGGCTGTTTTAGTACCAACTACTATTCTTGCCTTTCAGCATGCCAGAACATTCGGGGAGCGTTTAAAGGAAATGCCCGTTATGGTCGATTACCTCAACCGATTTAGAACTGCCAAAGAAAAACGAGACATTCACGAAAGCCTTTCCGAAGGTAAAATCGATATCATCATCGGCACCCATCAGCTAGTGAACAAAAGTGTGCAGTTCAAAGATTTGGGACTGCTCATTGTTGATGAAGAACAAAAATTTGGAGTTGCCGTAAAGGACAAGTTAAAGTCCATCAAAGAAAATGTGGATGTGTTGACACTCACGGCAACGCCCATTCCCCGTACGCTACAGTTTAGTTTGATGGCCGCACGTGACCTTTCTGTAATTACAACGCCACCACCAAACCGCTACCCTATTGAGAGCCGGGTGATTCGCTTTAACGAAAAAATCATTCGTGATGCTGTTTCGTATGAGATTCAACGCGGCGGACAAGTGTTCTTTATCCACAATCGAATTGAAAACATCAAAGAAGTGGCAGGAATGATCCAACGATTGGTTCCGGATGCCAAAATCGGAATCGGTCACGGTCAAATGGAAGGCAAAAAACTAGAGACTTTAATGCTCGCATTCATGAACGGGGAATTTGACGTTCTGGTATCAACCACCATTGTTGAAAGTGGTTTGGATGTCACCAATGCCAATACCATTTTTATCCATAATGCCAATAATTTTGGACTTAGTGACCTGCATCAAATGCGCGGTCGGGTAGGAAGAAGCAATAAAAAGGCATTCTGCTATTTTATTACTCCCCCGCACGAAGTCATGACTCCCGATGCCCGAAAACGTATTGAGGCCCTAGAGCAGTTTACCGAGCTTGGCAGTGGATTCAATATTGCCATGAAAGATTTGGAGATTCGTGGGGCAGGTGATTTATTGGGCGGAGAACAAAGTGGGTTTATCAATGAAATCGGTTTTGAAACCTATCAAAAAATACTCGCCGAAGCGATTGAAGAACTTAAAGAAAACGAGTTCAAGGAGCTTTATGAGGAAGTAGAAGGAGAAAAACCAAAAGTTTTTGTGAAAGAAACTCAACTGGACACCGATTTTGAACTGCTCTTTCCCGATGACTATATCAATAACATCACGGAACGATTAAATCTATACACCCAACTGAACACTATTGAAGATGAAGAAAGTTTGAATACGTTTGAAGCGGAACTGGTAGACCGTTTTGGTGAACTGCCTACCCAAGCTGTTGACTTGTTCAATTCGGTTCGTATCAAATGGATTGCCAACGGTATAGGATTGGAAAAGGTAATTTTAAAAAAGAACAAGTTCATTGGCTATTTTCTATCTGACCAACAGTCGCCATTTTATCAAACCGCAGCATTTACAAGGGTCTTGCAATATGTACAAAGTCACCCACAACAATGCCAGTTAAAAGAAAAACAAACCCGAAACGGATTGCGTTTGTTATTGGTCTTTGAAGGGATTACTAGCGTGGAAAAGGCACTGAAAGTTTTGAAACCATTACGAAACGATGAAACTTTAGTTTAA
- the pdeM gene encoding ligase-associated DNA damage response endonuclease PdeM, with protein sequence MTLSIQIRNQEFKLHSLGGIFWMEKSMVLISDVHLGKVAHFRKFGAAVPQKAIHKNFMLLDEIVSEFQPFQICFLGDLFHSSLNKEWQLFENWVGKTPAEFILVAGNHDIIAPEKFESLSIKIFPELEIDGFLLTHHPEEKEGFFNFCGHIHPAIRLQGFGRQRLKLPCFLKKPQQLILPAFGEFTGTFVLEPTKEDEVYAIVEDEVVKV encoded by the coding sequence ATGACCCTATCAATTCAAATCCGAAATCAAGAATTTAAACTCCATTCGCTGGGTGGAATTTTTTGGATGGAAAAATCCATGGTATTGATCAGTGACGTGCACTTGGGAAAGGTAGCTCACTTCAGAAAGTTTGGGGCGGCCGTACCGCAAAAAGCCATACATAAAAACTTTATGCTTTTGGATGAAATCGTTAGTGAATTTCAACCTTTTCAAATTTGTTTTCTTGGGGATTTGTTTCATTCCTCGTTGAATAAAGAATGGCAGCTGTTTGAAAATTGGGTAGGAAAAACACCAGCAGAGTTTATTCTTGTAGCTGGCAATCATGATATCATCGCTCCAGAAAAATTTGAAAGTCTTAGTATCAAGATATTTCCTGAATTAGAAATTGACGGTTTTTTGTTGACACACCATCCTGAGGAAAAAGAAGGATTCTTCAATTTTTGCGGACACATTCACCCAGCCATACGTCTACAGGGATTTGGCAGACAGCGCCTAAAACTCCCGTGTTTTTTAAAAAAACCACAACAATTGATTTTACCTGCTTTTGGTGAATTTACTGGAACTTTTGTGCTAGAGCCGACCAAGGAAGACGAGGTTTATGCCATTGTGGAAGATGAAGTTGTAAAAGTATAG